DNA sequence from the Vicia villosa cultivar HV-30 ecotype Madison, WI linkage group LG3, Vvil1.0, whole genome shotgun sequence genome:
tagtgatttCTGATGTGGTATTGTGAGTCTCTGGTGCAGTGGAACATGAGAGAGAACTTGCAAGATTAACACTTCAACATTTAAGTCAATGAATGAGTCTGAAAGGGGAAGAGTAAAGTATGAAAAGTGAGTGTACCTTGAATTTTGTGCATGTGAGAACATATATACTTTTGGATCAAATAACTATTGGGCATTCTTTAGAATAATAAATGAACCTTCCTTATTGGGTCTTTGGTCAACCCAAAACAGTTATCCCCAAACTTGTCGTGAAGTGTTAAGCGAGAATTTTTTTGGACTCATTTCGGTCGCAAAGCGTTATACATACTGTCCACAGTCATGAAGAACTCTGAATCCAATAACGGATTGAGTGAGAAACAAGTTTGTTGAAGTCGGTCCTTCTGTCATGTTACTTCAGACATTCTCATGCAAGTAGCTTGCAAAACCCGAGGCCGAAGAGGGCAGAGAGTGATCACCAAattcacatcggaatgagaggtatCCTAAGGTTGTGCATGTACGAAACTACATGGTCGAAGAaaggcttataaggattgattggtactacctataccaacaagagtTCATGTATTTTATTTTTGCTAATTTTATTCATCAGCacttaaacctcaatattttgaTCGGATTAGCTTCACACCGCTAGAGTAAATATTAATAATCAAATACTATCTCCCTCTGTGGTTTAATATCTTCCATACTACTTCTTTTTTGTGCACTTACGGCTTAAAAGAGGCAGAAAATATCATCTTGTGGAAGTCCAACATACTTGTATTGACTTGAGAGCAGGCAATTATCTTCTTGTGAAATTCCAACACACTTGACTTGAGAGGCGGCAAGGATCTTCGCGTGGAAGTCCATAATACTTGTATTGCCTTGAGAGGAAACCATGATCTTCTTGTGGAAGCCCAATATACTTGTATTTCCTTGAGAGGTAGCAAGGATCTTTCTGCAGAAGTCTGACACACTTTTATCGTCTTGATAGGTGGCAAAGATTTTCTAGTGGAAGTCCAACATAACTTTATTTCCTTTAGAGGTGGCATGGAACCTATTATGAAAGTCCAACACACTTCCATTATCCTGAGGGATAGAAAGGATCTTCTTGTAGAAGTCCAACACGTTTGCATTACCTCGCAGGGAAACAAGGATCCTTTATGAGGATCCAGCGTTTGATTTCCTTTAATGGCGACAAGGATCCTTCATGAGAATCCAATGCTTTGATCGCCTTTGAGGGCGGTCTTTTTAGAATCTTTAGGTTTCCTACAAAAAGAAAGGATAACAATGCAgattcttaataataataatagaatgatTATCCTCATTAAAAACCCTCGCTCCATacaaagaagagagaaaagagtGCGCCCCCAGAAAAACAACATGTCCTTATAAGCAGCGGAGATATAATACTCGCTTAATAAAAAATAGCAGTAAAGGAAATAAATAGCGGTAAAGGAAATAAATGAATGATGGTAAAATAAGTGGCACGAGTGTGCATTCCCTCTAGGATTTTATTATTCAATCTCCTTTCCAATTTGAAGGGAAGACTCTTCGCTTCTGCAAGTTTCTCCTTGCAACTTTATTCTGAATCCAACTTTCCTGGTGTTTGTGCCCAGAGTCCAGACCCTTTTGAGCTTGAAGCTCTCTACGTAACACATCCTTGCGATTTTTTGTTCTCCTTGGATAACTCCCACTCGTTCGCCAAATAGTGGGTATTTCATTCACAAATACAAAGTGGACAAGGTGGCACCCAACTGATAAAAAGTTATACGTTGTATAATCATGTTGTAAAAAGAAGGGGCGTCAATAATCATATACATGGCCTTAATCTCCTTGGCATGCTCTTTCCCTCTAAAGGTTGTCCTTATAGTTATGTAGCCTTTCACATGCACTTGCTCCATGGAGAATCCAATATTGATCCTTGGTTTACGAGAACTCTTATGATCTCCCATTCATCACACCTCACAACGATGACCACAAGATCGTCAGTGTGTAGGTGGATGTCAGCTGCCTCCTTCTCAAAGAAGGAGATTTCAGTTTATGGCATCTTCAGGTTGCCTTCATCTAGATCCTTGAAGAGGTCTTCTATGTTTAATTCCTAACGGGCATACCTTATACAGGTGGAGCTGAGCTAGTCTCTGCGTCTCCAGTGAATCTTGCAGTATTGAGCATGTGGGGCACGACTTTGATGTCCTCCCATGTGGATGACTTTTTTCTCTATTGGATTTGGGGCTTCTTGAGGTGCCCCTCCTAGATCAACTGCTTGACTTCATAATTAGGTCGATAGCAATCCTCCGTGTGGCGTCCTTTAACTTTATGAAACCTACATCATTTTGGGGATGGATGAGCAGGGATGTTGTGTAGGTGGAGAATATTAAATGTTCAAGAGAATAAAATTGCAACAACTTAGTTATTattcatcaaaattattaaaattgtaacAATAAATGTTTGATTAGTGGGTCAGTGGGTTTTTTGAGTTTAGGCCTGGTTTTGCCAAAAACCCAAATTTTTCAATGGGTTTttagtttttatgatttttttgtggATTTAACCGGGTTTAGTGGGTTAACCCAACCCATGTTCACCCATAGTGATTGTCCAACACCCTTCGAAGTGTGAGGATGGTTATCCGGAGTGGTATCTCAATATATCACATCCTCACCTCATACCACATACTGTAGGGTCTTTCAATGTTGTAGGGTTTTCTGTTGCTAGGTTTCTGATCCTGAGGTACCGGCAGACGAAGCGCCTCCACCGCCTCCACCACCTCCACCAGGCTCAGATGATCAGGAGCGTCTCCAGATGATCGTCGTTATTATGGATAGCCTCATGGGTTTAGTAAATCCGGATGTTGAGGTTTTCACAAGATTAGCTCGGGTTGCACACATAGCCTGTGGGGGTCCTATTTAGATATTTTGATTTTATAGTtgtatattttgtatattatgTGACTTAGACTACTTCTCACAATATAATACTTTTATTGCATAATATTTTGCCGATTACTTTTTCGATTAGAAGATAAACATAACACAAGACAATAAGTACAacaatcataaattaaaaataactaagcaTGAAAACCTAGTTACTACCAGATGAGTTTGGACATTTCATCATCTTAGTTATTCTACAAcgaaatgatttccacatggTCGTCATGTCTTCATCAGTCTTCAATTCAATTAGGTTGTATTTCACCATTCCATTACTATCAACTCGATCTTCACGAAACTTGATCTTTCTCACCCTTCCGTTCTCGGTATCCGACAGCAATTCGTTTAACTTATCTGTCAAGTTGGTAAGAGATGAGGCGCCATCCAGAAGCTTGAACTCAACAGGAGGATTGTTTCAGTTGAAATACACTTCTGCCTTAATTAGAAATTGAGGAAGAGACATTTTTTAGATGTCTTTCTCTATAATATATTTCCCAATTTATAGAATCTTGGATTCATTTTAGACCACACAAAATTGTCGGTGAAATCATAGCCCTAGAAAACTGTCGGAAAAATCCGAATCGTCCAAAAAAATTGACAAAATACATTATCGAAAATTTCAATTGTCCACCAAATTTCTGGTATGGActggtaaattttaaaatttctgatatattttataaagtaccaaaaaatttaaattaactatCGAAAACTTTTGTGATACCAAAAATTTTATATGCACTATCAAAATTTTGGTTCGAAAATTGTCTTATTCTTTTGAGAAGGGATagttgtaaaataaataaaaaattaaaaaaaaggagaATGTCATGTATAAGTTATAACTCCGGGGTCGCATGttatagttattaaaaaaaaaaaacaagggaCTCAAAACAATCCACACTTTGAAATTTTCCTGTATTAATGATTGATTTGtccaaaaaaattcaatttccaaattattaatttaaaaatataaaataaatatgttataaatattataaaataacatTATTATACTATGGGCGAGTACAAAATAAGAAAGTGTTATATTTTATTCTTCTTTCACCTAATATtctattaaaaaatcaaataatcaaataatcatgCTTAGTGTGTGCTTTTAAGCCTTAATCCTTTAATTTtagtcaaacaaacaaaaaaaactgtaaggtttatcaagaaaGAGGAAAGAACCATAAAGTTCCCTCCAAAAACAAAAAAGTGCCTCCCCTAAACCTTTTGAAGTTGAACCGAATCGATCACTTTCATCATCATAATCACAATTCAATACAAAATTTAATACTCTCTGTTCCTTCAATTTCAATACACCGTACGATCAATGAAGTGCCTTTTCTTTAAATCCCTAAATTCCAATCACTCTCACTTCCCTCAATATTCCCATAACCGTCCTTTACGCCTTGCCGATATTCTCGCCACCGAAGACGACGCCGCCGCCGTTAACTCCATGGACGCCGTTCATAAAAAACCGCCATATCTTTCTCATCGTTCCACCAAATGCTTTTCGCCTCGGCGAATTCTTGGTTCTTTTCTGGCGGCGCTGCGGCCAAATAAAGATCGACGAATTCTGAAAAGCCGAGAGAAGTTGCCGTCCACGCCGATAACGATTGAATTAAAAGGCAACGAAGAGGAATCAAGtgagtattttttttttctatttgaaATTTCATCgattaatttgaaatttttgatTTCAATTGATACCTAATTACTGCGGTTAAATTtatagtgttgttgttgttggtgttctACAGGACAGTTAAATTGGAATGATACATCTTTTAAGCTAGGAGTTGGTTGTGGATTGCTATATGTGATTGCAGCAACTAAAAATGAGCTTAGCAAGATGGTTGAGCTGCGGAAAGAAATGGGAATAATCCTTCAAAATATGAAAGGTGAACTTCAAAGTAAAGACGTACTTCTTAACCGATTGAAAGAATGTGATGATGCTCTTGCTGAAGTTTCTGTTACTGATTTTCAAGAAGTTTCCTGCTCTAACAGTCACCTTTCGGTTGGTTCGGAGAAATCATGTTGTCAGGCGGAGTTGAAAGGGAATACTGGTTGTGATGGTTTTCTAGACTATGATATTCGCGAACAAGGTGAATGTGCAGAAGAGATTAATGAGCTTCAGGCGGAATTTGAATATGAGTTGCAACGGTTGCAGGTGTATTTGGATGGAGAAGCTGCATTTGAAGAGGCACAGCAAGAAAGAGTTGAGGTAAATTGTTTGAAGTTTGACTTCTCATGATTGTATTCGGCTGTTTATAGTTTTGTGAAATGCTATCTGTTACATAAACCTTTCTACTGTTGATTCTGAAATAGTCTCTTGAATCGGTTGAAAGGCAATATCTAAATGGAGTTTCACTGTAATGCCCTTTTGGTATCAAGAGGAGGCTACTTCTAGAAAAGAGGCCGCTCTTGAATTTTGACTAACCCAAGTTATGAAAATTGTATTAAGAATTTGCGGCTATATGATGTTTTTCTTTAGACTTTGACTTTAAGGTGTCCCTTTTGTAAATTGTTAGGAACTTAGCTGAttaaaatttttgtattttgcttTGTTGTTAGTTTTGGTTACAATCTAGAATGGCTGAAAGTATGAATTGGCAGGTTGTTGTTAAAGACTCTAGTTCAAAGAGCGAGAGTTCGAGTTTTGGTGAAATAATAATGGAACGTCAAGAAGCAAGTTATGATACTTCAGTTGGAGTCTCTCCGGTTGAATTGGAGAGAAGGTTGCATGAACTACTTGAAGCAAGGCTTCAAGAACGTATAATAGAGCTGGAGTCTGCGTTAGAATATGCCACGCAAAAGCTCAATGAGAAGGATAATAGGAGTATTTGGTGGGAAGACATGGCAAGACATATCCCGTACCATGTTCCTGAAACTTCTCGATTTACTTTTCCACTCGATCCGGAGGCTGCTTTGAAGTTTAATGAAGTTGTAGGATAGCATTTAAAAATGTGAATTTGACTAAGGCACCCAAATATTATTGCTGCCTCTGTGGTTTAATGATATTGCTTCTTTTTATAGATTCAAATTGTTTTGTTAGTCTTTGGAGTAAATGGTTTGGTTTGGTTAGAAGCATGATTTTCAATATCATTGGTTGGGGATAACCAATACTCCTAAAACAATAGAAATTGAAGAGAGCAGTATAGTTTATAGGTACTCAACTTATTTTGTTATTTAGGTACTCAATTTTAAGACTGTATAGATGACTGTAAGCTATTTCTAGTCTGCAGTGTGAAATTTCTCGGGATATAGAAAATAACACAAATTCAAGTTTTTGACTCAATGCAGCTATTTGTAGAAAGTTCCTATATACATTAATTGAATTGCTCTTAAAAGATCTCCTCCCTAATGAATGCTTTTGAATTGAGCGAGTTTTTGGTGGTCTATTTGGTACTAGTAGTATTATGTAACTTATAGAAAGTTTTTTGAGCTGTCTTATCAGAAGTTATAAACTCATAGATAGAAAGAAACACAACAATTATGCTTAAGT
Encoded proteins:
- the LOC131660688 gene encoding protein POLAR LOCALIZATION DURING ASYMMETRIC DIVISION AND REDISTRIBUTION-like; translation: MKCLFFKSLNSNHSHFPQYSHNRPLRLADILATEDDAAAVNSMDAVHKKPPYLSHRSTKCFSPRRILGSFLAALRPNKDRRILKSREKLPSTPITIELKGNEEESRQLNWNDTSFKLGVGCGLLYVIAATKNELSKMVELRKEMGIILQNMKGELQSKDVLLNRLKECDDALAEVSVTDFQEVSCSNSHLSVGSEKSCCQAELKGNTGCDGFLDYDIREQGECAEEINELQAEFEYELQRLQVYLDGEAAFEEAQQERVEVVVKDSSSKSESSSFGEIIMERQEASYDTSVGVSPVELERRLHELLEARLQERIIELESALEYATQKLNEKDNRSIWWEDMARHIPYHVPETSRFTFPLDPEAALKFNEVVG